Within the Thalassotalea ponticola genome, the region GCGTCAATACCAGGGATTGGTACAAATGATCCTAAACGAAACACGATAAGCGCTCCGAGTACGAACAACAATCTTTGTTTAAGCTCAGACAAACCGCCTTGAGCCTTGTTTTCCATTCCTGGTTTAGCCATTTTTGTACTATTCCTCTACTGTACCACCGGCAGCTTCAATTGCTGCACGTGCACCTTTTGTTACTGCAAGGCCACGAACCGTAATCTTACGGGTGATCTCACCAGACAACATGATCTTAGCTGTTTCCATGTTGCGTGAGATGATGCCTGCTTCCTTAAGCGCGTGAATGTCAACAACATCTGCAGTCATTGTGTTTAACTCGTGTAAGCGAACTTCAGCGCGAACTAAAGACTTACGTGAAGTAAAACCAAACTTAGGCAAACGTTGCTTAAGTGGCATTTGACCACCTTCGAAACCAGGGCGTACACCACCGCCAGAACGAGACTTCTGACCTTTGTGACCACGGCCACCAGTTTTACCTAGGCCAGAACCAATACCACGACCAACACGCTTCTTAGCTGATTTAGAACCAGGTGCAGGGGATAATGTGTTTAAATGCATTGTTTAGTCCTCCACCTTAACCATGTAACGCACTAGGTTGATCATACCGCGTACTGATGGAGTATCTTCTAACTCTACAGTATGATTGATACGACGTAAACCTAAACCTTTTAAAGTTGCACGGTGAGTCGGAAGACGACCGATTGAACTTTTAACTTGAGTTACTTTAACAGTCTTAGCCATTGTTCATTACCCCAGAATGTCAGTAACGCTCTTACCACGCTTAGCAGCAACTGCTTCAGGTGACTTCA harbors:
- the rplO gene encoding 50S ribosomal protein L15, encoding MHLNTLSPAPGSKSAKKRVGRGIGSGLGKTGGRGHKGQKSRSGGGVRPGFEGGQMPLKQRLPKFGFTSRKSLVRAEVRLHELNTMTADVVDIHALKEAGIISRNMETAKIMLSGEITRKITVRGLAVTKGARAAIEAAGGTVEE
- the rpmD gene encoding 50S ribosomal protein L30, which codes for MAKTVKVTQVKSSIGRLPTHRATLKGLGLRRINHTVELEDTPSVRGMINLVRYMVKVED